The following DNA comes from Methanothermus fervidus DSM 2088.
ATATCTCTCACAAAAGGTACCTTCAGAGCAATGTTTGAATAACCTTCATCAATTAACTCTATTAGAGCTTTTAACTCAGCTTTTAAAATTTCAGTTTCTTTTAGATCTCTCGTAATACCTCTATATCCTAAAAGTGGGTTAGGTTCTTTTGGTTCTTTACTACCCTCTAAAGCTGTTAATTCATCTGTTGGTATGTCAAAAGTTCTAATCCAAACAGGTTTTGGATAAAACGAATCAACAACTTTCCTAAGACCATCAACTAAAGTTTTTGTTAATTTTCCTTCCTTAAGGAGTTTATGAGGATGTTTTCCTGTTTCGATGACCATATTCTCTATTCTAACAGATCCAACACCATCTGCATATGGTGCTGCTCTCTCTGCTAATTCAGGTACATTAATATTAATTTTTAAATCTATTCCTGTCTTTGGTTGTGGTAATTCTTCAATTTTTTCTTCTAATTCCATTATACCTTTATATACTCTTCCAGTTTTTCCATCTACAGTTACTATCATCCCATCTTTTAAAACTTTTGTTGCTTTCTCAGTGCCTACAATACAAGGAATTTTTAATTCTCTAAGAACAATAGCAACATGACTTGTCAATCCACCATAATCTGTAACTACTCCTGCCACCCTTTTAAGGTGAGGTATCATATCCCTAGATGCTTTCTTGACAACTACTACTTCTCCACTCTCTATTTTCCTTATATCTTCTTTTTTATGTATTTTTCTTACTCTTCCACTATTAACATATGGACTAGCTCCTATACCTTTAGTTAATATCATATTATACCTCTTCTAATTCTAAATTATCAACAAAAACGTAATTTTTATTTTCAAATTTATATATATTTATTCACATGAAAAATAATTGATGAAGAAAAAACTATTTTTTCCTAAATTAATAATGAAAAATTAATTTTTCGTTAAAATTATATACTAAAACTGAAAAAAATAATTAAAGGTGGTTAAAATGCCAAGATTTAGCACCTGGAAACTTAAATTAAGGATGTTCTTAGCAGTGGCAATATTATTTGGAATCCTGTATGCATTGTTAAGCGTAATTGGAATTTACGCCGGAATCAAAAGTCCTTTAATATATATCCTACTAGCTTTATTCATAGTGTTTATCCAATACTTAATATCTCCAAAAATTGTTGAAATGGGCATGAACATACATTATGTTTCTCCACAAGAAGCTCCAGAATTACATTCAATTGTTGAAGAATTAGCAAGGAATGCTGGAATTCCAAAACCTAAAGTTGGAATAGCCGAAATATCAATACCAAATGCGTTTGCATTTGGAAGAAGTAAAAGAGATGGAAGGGTCTGCGTAACACGAGGTATATTGAATCTACTAGATAAAGAAGAATTAAAAGCAGTTTTAGGCCATGAAATATCACATATAAGACACAATGACATGATAGTAATGACTTTTATCAGTGTAGTACCACTAATATGTTATTGGATATTCCAAAGTATGTACTGGGGAAGTCTAATGGACAGGGACAGAGGTTCCTCATTAGCAATAATTGGAATTCTAGCTTTCATTGCATACATGATAGGACAGCTCTTAGTACTCTTTGTCTCAAGAATTAGAGAATATTATGCAGATTTAGGAAGTGTGGAAATTGGTGGAAAACCACATAAACTAGCAAGTGCATTATATAAATTAGTTTATGGGTCAGCAGTCGTAAGTAAAGAAAACAAAGAAGAAGTAAATCAAGTTTCTGGATTTAAAGCTTTCTTTTTAAATGATATTAATCAGGCAGGACATGAAATAAAAGATCTAAAACAAGTTGACATGGACATGAATGGTACAATAAGCAGGGAAGAGCTCGAGAGGCTTAGATACACTCCCGTAAAAATAGGTCTAACAGAGAAAATACTAGAAATCTTTTCAACACATCCTAACACCTTAAAAAGGATTAAAAGATTGTCCGAATTAACAACGTCTGTTTAACTACACCAATGACATTTGAACGTGGTAGCCATGTATTAAGAGGAGTTTCAGTGATAACTTCGTTTGGTAAATAAATTTTTTTAACAGACTTATTATCACTAACTAAATATACCATATCTCCTTCTATCTTACCAACTCTCTTAACAATAAGGCCATAAACCGGATGTTTAGCTATTACAATGTCCCCCACTTTAAAATCTTTTGTTTTTACCGCAATGATTTCTTGTCCATTTTTTAATGTTGGATACATGGAATCTCCACTTACTATGGCAAACATTGGCAATTTGTCTTCACCAAATTGAGATATTATCTTAACATTCACATCTTTATACCCATATTTTTCCGCAATGTTTTTAACATTTTCTTTTATGGATTCAACGGTACTGTCAGGATCATAAATTGCTGCTGAAACATAATTAGATATTTCATGTAACATTTCAGGAGGGGGAGGATTGATGAAAAAATTGGATATTTTTATATCTGATGTTGTTCCATTTGTCTCTATTATTATATTTAGACGATGAAAACTCATATCCTGGAAATTATCACTTGCAAAACCTATCAAAAATAATATAAGTAGGAATATACCAATCCACAAGATTTTTTTCAAGGCCTCACCTCACTTCAAAAATTTTAATTAAAGACCTCGTTGTTTTAATATCAAGTTGTCCCGGAGCTGTTTTTATATTTCCACTAGCAAATGTAATTGGAGAGCCAAAAAGATGAGCTACTACACGAGTAAATTTTCCTAATTCACCCATAGCAATACCAATCACATTTTTTTCTTTATTCATTACTTTTAGCAATGTAAGAACGTCGTCCATATTTTTAGGCATTACAGCAACCTTTGCAATATCTCCAATTTTTTTCTCTTTTTTAATAATTTTTATTAATTTATTTTCACTAGGAGTTTTTTCAAAATCATGAAATGATATTATGCTTTTATTTGAAACCTCTATAACTCTATTTCTATACTTATCCTTCGTAGATAATTCAATATCTGTGTAATCTGCATATTTTGCTGCAGTGGAAAGTAATTTTATTCTATCAACTTCCTTTCCTCTAAAATATCCACCTTCTTTTCTACACCGGTTAGTTACTATACTTGGAAAATCTACATTCTTCATAAGTTTTTTAATGTCATCCACACTAGGGTTTCTCAATGCATCTAATCTAAGTTCTATTATGTCTGCTCCTTCTTCAATATATTGTTTAGCAGATTCCAACATTTTATCTATATTTTCTTCAAATGCAGGCACACAAATTTTTATTTTCATCTTAAACCCCATATTTTTTAATTTTTTACATTACTTACAATTTTATTTTTGATATGTTTTCGGATCCGAAAAATTTATATATGAGTAAAATTAATTATCGATATGTCGGAATGAGGTTTCCGACTTCCATGAAATAGTTGGAGGTGTTAAAAAATGGATCCAATAAATGCAGGTGATACTGCTTGGATGCTTGTATCTACAGCTTTAGTGTTGCTAATGACAGTTCCAGGGGTAGCAATATTCTATGCAGGACTAGTAAGAAAAGAAAATGTATTAAACACAATATTTATGTCGTTTATTGCATTTGCAATAACAAGCATTATATGGGTAATTTATGGATTCCCACTGGCTTTTGGCCAAGACATAAATGGAATAATAGGAGCTCCAGTAAATATTTTGACGAATGGTCTTAACACCAATTCAACACACACTTGCACCTACAATACCTGCATTTATCTACATAGCATTTCAATTGACTTTTGCAGCAATAACAGTGGCATTAATATCCGGTGCAGTTGTAGAAAGAATGAAATTTTCAGCATGGATGATATTCGTAGCATTATGGGTAAGCCTCGTCTACGTACCAATAGCACATTGGGTCTGGGGCGGAGGATTCCTATCAAAATTAGGTGCACTTGACTTTGCAGGAGGTACTGTAGTACATATAAATTCAGGTATTGCAGCTCTAGCGCTAGCATTATTACTAGGTAAAAGGAAGGATACAAGGTTGTTACCTCATCACCTTGGATATGCAGCAATAGGTGCTGCACTACTATGGTTTGGATGGTTTGGATTTAATGCAGGGTCAGCGTTGACAGCAGGTGGACTTGCAGCATCAGCATTTTTAGTAACTAATACAGCAACTGCAGCTGCAATGATTTCATGGGTAATTTTAGATTACCTAAAAACAGGTAAACCAACATTACTAGGGGCATTGTCAGGTATAGTAGCAGGTCTTGTAGCTATAACACCAGCTGCAGGTTTCGTTACAGTTCCAGCAGCTATCATAATAGGTTTAGTTACAAGTGTATTCTCATACTTTGCAGTGTCTTACCTCAAACCAAAGCTAGGATACGACGATGCACTTGATGTATTTGGTATACATGGTGTTTCAGGTATATGGGGATCAATAGCAACAGGTCTGTTTGCAGCTCCATTCATAAACCCATTAGGTAAAGGACTGTTCTACGGTAATCCAAGTCAAGTGCTTATACAACTTTTAGCTGTAGCAACTGTACTTGTATATTCCTTTGTAGTTACTTTAATAATAGGTAAATTAATAGACATAACCATAGGACTACGTGTATCTGAAAAAGAAGAAATAGAAGGACTAGATACAAACCTCCATGAAGAAACCGGATACAGATTATGATTTGTTTGAGTAAATGTAGGTGGTATTATAAATGAAAATGATAACTGCGATAATAAGGCCCGAAAAACTTGAAGTCGTTAAGAAAAGTTTAGAAAAAATCGGATATCGTGGAATGACTGTCACAGAAGTTAAAGGTTGTGGTAGACAATTAGGAATGACTGAAAGTTATAGAGGAAAGGAATATAGGGTTGACCTCTTACCAAAAACAAAAATTGAGATAGTTGTAGAAGATGATAAAGTAGAGGAGGTTATTCAAACTATAAGGGAAAATGCAAAAACTGGAAATATAGGGGATGGAAAAATATTTATATCAAACATTGAAGACGTAATAAGAGTAAGAACTGGAGAAAGAGGCGAGGATGCGCTTTAGCATCCTCCATTTATTTAATTTTTTATTAAAAAATGAAGGAGGTCAGGAAAAATGGCCACAATCGAAGAAATAATAAAAAAAATAGAAGAAAATGATATTAAATTTCTTAGACTCCAATTTGTAGACATTCATGGAAATTTCAAAAACCTGGCAGTTCCAATTAACAAGCCTGATGACGTAGAAGACATTGTTAAAGACGGTGTATTGTTTGATGGATCATCAATTGAAGGATTCGTTGAAATAAATGAAAGTGATTTGCTTTTAAAACCAGATATAGACACATTTTCAACCCTTCCATGGAGACCTGAAGAAAAAGGAGTTGCTAGATTTATTTGCGATGTATATTGGCCTGAAGGAAAACCATTTGATGGAGATCCCAGAGGCAGACTAAAAAGAGTCTTAGAAGAATATAGGAAAAAAGAAGGGTATGAATATAATGTTGGACCCGAACCAGAATTTTACATTGTGAAAAAAAATGAAAATGGAGAAATAGTTCCTTGTGATGATGCAACATATTTCGATGTTGAACCAGCAGATAAAGCTACAGACATAAGAAGAGAACTAGTACTTGCCTTAGAGAAATTAAATTTTGATATAGAAATGAGCCATCATGAAGTCGGTCCTGGACAACATGAAATCGATTTTAGATTTGATAATGCATTAAAGACTGCTGACGCAGTCATGACATTTAAACAAGCAATAAAAGCAATTGTACATAAAATGGGTTACATTGTTACTTTCATGCCAAAACCATTCCAAGGAGAAAATGGAAGTGGTATGCATTGTCACCAATCATTGTTCAAAAAAGGTGAAAACATATTTTATGATCCAGATACTCCAACAAAATTGTCAGAAACTGCATTTTACTTCATAGGAGGTTTACTAGAACATGCAAAAGCACTAGCAGCTGTATGTGCACCTACAGTTAATTCCTATAAGAGATTAGTTCCTGGATATGAGGCACCTGTTTACATTTCATATGGATTCAAAAACAGGTCAGCATTAATCAGAGTACCAGCAGCAAGAGGAAAAGCAACACGTATAGAATTCAGACTTCCTGATCCATCATGTAACCCATACCTTGCGTTTGTTGCCATGCTTGAAGCTGGTATGGATGGTATTAAAAATAAAATAGATCCTGGCGATCCTGTTGATCTTAATATTTATAAGCTTAGTGAAGATGAACTTAAAAAATTGGGTATAGATGTCCTACCTTCCAGTCTTTGGGAAGCATATCATGCATTAGAAGAAGATGAAGTTGTCAGCTCAGCTTTAGGTGAATACATATATGAGAAATTCTATTCCTTCAAGAAGAAAGAATGGGATGACTACAGATCCCAAGTATTTAAATATGAAATAGATAGGTACCTAAACATTTAATTTTTTGTCTTTTTCTTTTTTTCTTTTTTTAATTTGTTAACACATCCTAAATAAATTTAGCCATGTCTAACTCGGAAGTATCAAATGGATCTAAAAAATCTATTTAGAAAAAAATCTTCCGAACTAATTATCAAGGAAACCGAAGCAAAAGAACATAAATTAAAAAAGGCATTAAGCGTATATGACTTGATCGCATTAGGTATTGGTGCAATTATTGGAAGTGGTATATATGTAGTTACTGGCATTGCAGCTGTCAAAGCAGGTCCAGCAGTTATATTATCATTTATTTTAGCAGCAATAGCATGTGCATTTGCTGCAGTTTCTTATGCTGAACTGGCATCAATGTTTCCAATTACAGGTTCAACATACAATTATGCCTATGTTGCAATGGGAGAATTTTTTGCGTGGATTATAGGCTGGGATTTAATACTTGAATATGTTTTTTGCTTACCAGCTGTTGCAGTGGGATGGTCAGGATACTTCACAAATTTATTAGCCAGTGTTGGAATAAATATTCCTAATTATTTAGCCAATTCTTTTTTACAAGCACCTAATGGATTTATCAATGTTCCAGCGATTGGAATATTGTTATTTATCGCTATATTAAATTATATTGGTGTAAGAAGAGTTGCTAGTAGTAACAACCTGATGGTAGCACTTAAAATTTTAGTGCTTCTATTCTTTGTTTTTATTGCTGTTTGGCATGTAAAACCAATTAATTGGCACCCATTTATGCCATTTGGTTGGCAGGGAGTACTAGCAGGTGCAGCAATTGCATTTTATGCTTTCATAGGTTTTGATGCAGTATCTACAGCTGCTGAAGAAACAAAAAATCCTGGCAGAGACATGCCAGCAGGAATTCTTGGATCTCTAGGAATCAGTACTTTATTATATATTGCAGTCTCAATTGTTCTAACAGGTATAGTGTCTTACACTAAACTAAATAATCCAGCCCCTATTGCAGAAGCCTTAAAAATAATAGGCATGAACTGGGCATGTGGATTAATTTCATTGGGAGCCTTAGTAGCAATCACAAGTGTATTAATTGTTATGTTCTATGGTGCAACGAGAATTATATTTGCAATTTCCAGAGATGGTCTACTACCTCCAATTTTTTCTAAAGTTCATAAAAAATACAGGACCCCAAGCATATCTATAGCTTTAATTGCAATTGTAACAATGTTGACAGCCGGGTTCTTACCAATAAACATAATTGTAGAATTTGTGAATATAGGGACGATGCTAGCATTTGTTCTCACATCCCTCAGTGTAATAGTGTTAAGATATACCCAACCTGACCTACCAAGGAAATTCAAAGCACCTGGTGTACCAGTGGTACCTATTTTGGCAATAATTTCAATGCTCTTGCTTATGATGTCTCTTTCATGGGAAACATGGGTCAGACTTGTTGTGTGGTTTATAATAGGACTATTTGTGTATTTTGGATATGGAAGACACCGTAGTATATTAGCAAAAAACAATGAACAAGAATAAAAAAATTGTTTTTTCTACTTTTTTTATTTTTTAATTTTTTACTTAATAAGAGAAAGATTATATATTAAAAAATTACTTTTTATTATTAACCAAGCTTTTGGAGGATGGAAAGTTGGGAAATGTCTTGAAAGTTGGTGTAGGACAGGATAAAAATCCTAAAAAAGCTGTGGACATGGCATTGAATAATGTAGAAAATCCAGATTTAACATTGGTTTTTGCATCTTCAAATTTAAACATGGAAAAAATATATGAAACTATTAAAGATGAAGTTGGAGATAGCTGTGTAGTTGGAGGCAGTACTGCAGGAGAATTTTCATCAGTAGTTAAAGAACCAAAAGAGAATACTGTGGCTGTAATGACAATAGAAAGTCCGTATTTAGGTGTGGGAGTAGGAATAGGTGAAAAAATAAGTGAAGATCCATTCAAATGTGGAAGAACAGCAGTTCGTGATGCATATTCATCATTTAAAGGTAAGGGAACTCTATCATCATTAATGTCAGTTGCATTCATGTCCAAACGTGCATCAGAAATATCAAAATTAAAACCCTTTGTAAATATTGTCATCCCTGATGGTTTGTGTGGAAAAGAAGAAGAATTTCTAAGAGGAGTTGTTTATGAAAGTGAAAGTACCACTCCAATAATTGGAGGATCTACCGGAGATAATTTAAAGTTTGAAAAAACATTTCAAATTTGTAATGGTTTATATTCCAATGCAGGAGTTGTCACTGTACTTGGAACTGTATTAAAAATTGGATGTGGTTATGGACATCCCTATACACCTACTAATAAAACTGCAGTGGTCACAAAGTCTGAAGGTAGAGTACTTTATGAATTAAACCACAAACCTGCTGATGAGGTCATAAAGGAATTTCTAAATGTTGATGAGCTCACTTATGAAATGTTTTCAACGAAAACATTTGGTGTCAAATCTTCGGATGTTTTTGGAGAATATACAATAAAAGCTCCAGCAAAAATCAACGACGATGGGAGTATTATGTTTTACTCTGAAGTAAAAGAAGGTAGTTTATTAACATTGATGGAAACTAATAAAGAAAATGCTATAAATTCTTTCAAAAACACATTAAAAGCTGCAATTCATGATGCTGGTAATCCAGAAAACATTGGATGTATTATTATTTTCAATTGTGTTCTAAAATATTTACTCAACAAAAAATTGGGAATAAATGACCTTGAAATTATTAGAGAAATGTTAGGAGATGTTCCAGTTATTGGATTCAACACTTATGGAGAACAAGGTGCAACATTAGGTGGCTCAATTGGCCATTACAATCAAACCTCAACATTAATGGTAATTGGAGATGAAGTAATTACTCAATAACATAAATGTTTTCTCCATTTTTTAACAAATTCTTCTTTTTTTGAATTCTAAAGTTAAATTATTAATAATAGAAAAATTAAGTTTTTTAATGCAAAAGAGCAAAAAATAATTATCTTTACTATAATTTTTCCCATAATACTAGGAGGTCGCTAAATGAGAAATATCCGTGTTGAAAGTGTTAAACAATTGCCCATTGAAAATCAAGACATTGAAATTGTGGAAAGAAAAGGAATAGGTCATCCGGATAGTATAAGTGATGGTATTGCAGAATCTGTAAGCCGTGCATTATGTAAAGCATATTTAGAACGATTTGGTGCAATTATGCATCACAACACAGATGAAGTACAAGTCATTGCTGGAGAATCTTCTCCAAAGTTTGGTGGCGGCGAAGTAATAAAGCCCATACATATTTTATTAGCAGGGAGGGGAGTAGCTGAAGTTAAAGGAGAAAAAATTGGGCTAAATAGAATTTCAATTGCAGCAGCAAAAGAATATCTTAAAGAAAATATAAGAAATCTTGATGTTGAGACATCTGTAGTAATCGAATGTAAAATAGGTCACGGATCAGCAGAATTACAAGAAGTATTTGAAAGAAAAAAAGATAAAATACCTTTAGCAAATGATACTTCATTTGGTGTAGGTTTTGCACCATTATCAGAAACAGAAAAAATAGTATTAGAAAGTGAAAAATTGCTTAACTCAGATAAATTTAAAAAGAAATATCCGATGATTGGAGAAGATATTAAAGTTATGGGATTAAGAGAGAAAGATAAAATTACATTGACACTTGCATGTGCGATGGTAGATAAATATATAGATGATCTTGACACTTATAAAGAAGCTAAAGCTGTAATAAAAGAAACTTTACGTAAATTAGTTTCTAAACATACAGAAAGAGACGTAGACATCTATGTAAATACTGCTGATCGTTATGATGAAAAAGAACCTTCTATATATTTAACAGTGACTGGTACTTCAGCTGAAATGGGAGATGATGGATCTACTGGTCGTGGTAACAGAGCAAATGGATTAATAACGCCAAACAGACCAATGTCTCTAGAGGCATGTTCTGGTAAAAACCCTGTAAATCATGTTGGTAAAATTTACAATTTATTATCAAATGAAATTGCTGAAAAAATTGTAAATGAGGTTGATTCCGTATTAGAAGCACAAATATTACTACTAAGTCAAATTGGTAAACCAATAGATAATCCAAAGGTTGCAGATTGTCGTGTTATCTTAGAAGAAGGATGTAAACTATCAGAAGTGAAAAGTGATATTGAAGCTATTATTGATGATTCACTTGAAAACATACAAAAAATTACAGAGAAATTAATAGAGGGCAAAATAACTACATTTTAATTTACTCTAAAAACTCTGTTAAGGATGAAACCCGAAAGTTTTTTATATTTGTCAATTAAAACTACTAACAAAAAGCATGGTAAATAGAACTTTATCTAAATTTTGAATTACCAACAATTAATTTTCTTTTCATTATTAATTTTTGGAAATTCTTACTAAGGAGGTCTACAATGGCAATAAAAGAAGCAGAAAAATTTTACAAACCTCATGAAATTGAAAAGAAGATTCAGGGATTCTGGGAAGAAAATGATATTTATGAAAAAGTAAAAGAAAATAGAAAAAATGGACCAATTTATTCTTTTTTGGATGGGCCTCCATATTGTAGTGGTCGTATTCATCTAGGAACAGCATGGAATAAAATTATAAAAGATACATATCTCAGATTTAAAAGCATGCAAGGGTTTAATGTAAATAGGAAGCCTGGATGGGACGCTCATGGTCTTCCAATCGAACATAAAGTTGAAAAAAAGTTAGGAGTAAAAACAAAGAAAGAAATTGAAGAAGAAATAGGAATAGCTAATTTTGTGAGTGAATGTAAAAAATTTGCCATAGAAAATAAAAATGCAATGACTAAACAATTTAAAAAATTAGGAGTTTGGATGGACTGGGACGATCCCTATATAACTTTTGATCCAAATTACATAGAATCCTGTTGGTGGACAATAAAAAAAGCTCATGAAAAGGATTTATTAAAAAAAGATTTACGTGTTATAAGTTGGTGTCCTAGATGTGAAACTGCTATTGCTTCAGCAGAAATTGAATATAAAGAAACAGAAGATCCATCCATCTATGTTAAATTTCCAATAGAAGAAAACAAATATATATTAGTGTGGACAACTACCCCTTGGACTTTACCTGCCAATCTTGCTGTGGCTGTACATCCTGATTTTGATTATGCATATGTAAAAAATGGTAAAGATATATATATTCTAGCAAAAGACTTAGTTGACAAAATATTTGAAAATTATGAAGTTTTAAAAACTGTAAAAGGAAAAGAATTAGAAGGAATGAAATATAAGCATCCTCTTGAAGAAGAAGTACCATACCAAAAAAATCATGAACATAAAATTGTTGTTAGTGAACATGTAACTCTTTCTGAAGGTACTGGTTGTGTACATATAGCTCCAGGTCATGGTCCAGAAGATTTTGAAATTGGTAAAAAATATAATTTAGAAATATTTTGCCCAGTAGATGAATCTGGAAAATTTAAAAAAGAAGCTGGTAAATACAAAGGAAAATTTGTTAAAGAAGCTGATAAAGATATAATTTCTGATCTTAAATCAAAGGATCTATTATTTAAAGAGGAAACAATAAGACACAGATATGGATTTTGCTGGAGATGTAAAACTCCAATAATATATAGAGCAACAAAACAATGGTTCTTAACAGTTACAAAAATTAAAGATAAAATGTTGGAAGAAATTGATAAAGTTGTGTGGATCCCAGAATGGGCTGGCATGAGTAGATTTAAAGATTGGGTAAAAAATGCAGAAGATTGGACAATATCAAGACAAAGATATTGGGGAACTCCATTACCTATTTGGATATGTGAAAAATGTAACAAAATTACAGTAGTAGGTTCAATACAGGAATTAAAAGAAAAAGCTATTGAAAAGAATTTTTCAGGAGATTTTGTACATAGACCTCTTATAGATAAAATATTTCTTAAATGTGAATGTGGAGGAAAGATGAAAAGAATACCTGATGTACTTGATGTCTGGATTGATTCTGGAGTAGCTGGATGGGCATCAATAAATTACCCAAAAGAAAAGAAACTTTTTGAGAAACTATTTCCATATGATTTCATAACTGAAGGTCATGATCAGACCAGAGGATGGTTCTATTCCCAACTTGGCTGTGGAGTTATAGCCCATGAAAAAATTCCATACAAAAAAGTTTTAATGCATGGATTTACACTTGATGAACAAGGAAGAAAGATGAGTAAATCCTTAGGCAATGTTGTTGAACCTGAAGAAGTTATTAGAAAATATGGTGCTGATGTGTTAAGATTTTATTTATTATGGGCAAACAAGCCATGGGAAGATTTAAGATTTGTATGGGAAGAAGTTAAAACCGTAAATAAGATGTTTAACATACTTTGGAACGTATATGTTTTTGCAACAACTTATATGTCACTGGATAACTTCAACCCACACAAATGTAAGGAATTTGAACTTAAGAAAGAAGATAAATGGATATTATCTAAAGTAAATTCAGTTGCAAAAAAAGTAAGTGAATATATGGAAAATCTGCTACTTCACAAGGCCTCAAGAATAATTTATGATTTCATTGTTGAAGATTTAAGTAGATGGTATGTAAAATTAATTAGAAGTCGTACTTGGATAGAAAAAGACGATCCTATTAAATTAGGAGCATATTATGCATTATATAATGTCTTAAAGCAATTAATTACAATAATGGCACCAATAACACCTCACATAACTGAAGAAATTTATCAAAATATTGTTAGGGGTGTTGATCCAGCAGCTCCTGAAAGTGTACATATGCTAGATTGGGAATATTCAGAGGAACTCATATCACAGAAATTAGAAGAAAAGATGGAGATTGTAAGAGATATAGTAGAAGCTAGTATAAGAGCACGTGATAAAGCACAATATAAATTAAGATGGCCAATGAAAAAATTGTATGTCATTTCTAACAATGAAAAAGTTAAAGAAGCTATCTCAGACCTTAAAGACATTCTCCTCGATCAATGTAACACAAAATCAATTACCTATGATACAAAATTCCCTAAAGCTAAAACAAAAATAGAAGTTAACTATAAGACTCTTGGTCCTAAATTGCGCCAAGACATGCCACTATTACTCAACAAACTTAAAGAAATTGATGCAAACGAATTAAAAGAAAGGATAGAAGAAGATGGCTTTTATGAAATAGAAATAAATGGTAGAACTGTCAAACTAGAAAAAGAAGATTTAATATTCAAGGAAGAACTGCCAGAAAATATATTTAGTTCTAAATTTAAATATGGCAGGGTGTACATAGATGTTGAACTTACTCCAGAAATAGAGGCAGAAGCAATGGCTAGAGAACTTATAAGAAGAATACAGAGTATGAGAAAAGACCTTGATTTACATGTGGAAGCTAGAATTGATGTAGCGGTTGAATGTAGCGATAGATTTAGAAAATTAGTACAGAAACACCTTGATTATATAAAAGAAGAAGTTAGAGCAAAGCAATTTAACTTCGGAACTGGTTCTGGTTATAAAAAATCATGGGAAATTGATGGAGAAGAAGTAATAATTTACATACAAAAATAGGTTGCTGATAAATTTGCTAACAAATTCTGAATTAAAATACATAAAAA
Coding sequences within:
- a CDS encoding 3-dehydroquinate dehydratase, type I (COGs: COG0710 3-dehydroquinate dehydratase~InterPro IPR013785: IPR001381~KEGG: mth:MTH566 3-dehydroquinate dehydratase~PFAM: dehydroquinase class I~PRIAM: 3-dehydroquinate dehydratase~SPTR: O26666 3-dehydroquinate dehydratase~TIGRFAM: 3-dehydroquinate dehydratase, type I~PFAM: Type I 3-dehydroquinase~TIGRFAM: 3-dehydroquinate dehydratase, type I); this encodes MKIKICVPAFEENIDKMLESAKQYIEEGADIIELRLDALRNPSVDDIKKLMKNVDFPSIVTNRCRKEGGYFRGKEVDRIKLLSTAAKYADYTDIELSTKDKYRNRVIEVSNKSIISFHDFEKTPSENKLIKIIKKEKKIGDIAKVAVMPKNMDDVLTLLKVMNKEKNVIGIAMGELGKFTRVVAHLFGSPITFASGNIKTAPGQLDIKTTRSLIKIFEVR
- a CDS encoding nitrogen regulatory protein P-II (COGs: COG0347 Nitrogen regulatory protein PII~InterPro IPR002187: IPR011322: IPR015867: IPR017918~KEGG: mth:MTH664 nitrogen regulatory protein P-II~PFAM: nitrogen regulatory protein P-II~SPTR: O26760 Nitrogen regulatory protein P-II 2~PFAM: Nitrogen regulatory protein P-II), with the translated sequence MKMITAIIRPEKLEVVKKSLEKIGYRGMTVTEVKGCGRQLGMTESYRGKEYRVDLLPKTKIEIVVEDDKVEEVIQTIRENAKTGNIGDGKIFISNIEDVIRVRTGERGEDAL
- a CDS encoding L-glutamine synthetase (COGs: COG0174 Glutamine synthetase~InterPro IPR008147: IPR014746: IPR008146: IPR004809~KEGG: mth:MTH1570 glutamine synthetase~PFAM: glutamine synthetase catalytic region; glutamine synthetase beta-Grasp~SPTR: O27612 Glutamine synthetase~TIGRFAM: glutamine synthetase, type I~PFAM: Glutamine synthetase, catalytic domain; Glutamine synthetase, beta-Grasp domain~TIGRFAM: glutamine synthetase, type I) encodes the protein MATIEEIIKKIEENDIKFLRLQFVDIHGNFKNLAVPINKPDDVEDIVKDGVLFDGSSIEGFVEINESDLLLKPDIDTFSTLPWRPEEKGVARFICDVYWPEGKPFDGDPRGRLKRVLEEYRKKEGYEYNVGPEPEFYIVKKNENGEIVPCDDATYFDVEPADKATDIRRELVLALEKLNFDIEMSHHEVGPGQHEIDFRFDNALKTADAVMTFKQAIKAIVHKMGYIVTFMPKPFQGENGSGMHCHQSLFKKGENIFYDPDTPTKLSETAFYFIGGLLEHAKALAAVCAPTVNSYKRLVPGYEAPVYISYGFKNRSALIRVPAARGKATRIEFRLPDPSCNPYLAFVAMLEAGMDGIKNKIDPGDPVDLNIYKLSEDELKKLGIDVLPSSLWEAYHALEEDEVVSSALGEYIYEKFYSFKKKEWDDYRSQVFKYEIDRYLNI